One part of the Gossypium raimondii isolate GPD5lz chromosome 1, ASM2569854v1, whole genome shotgun sequence genome encodes these proteins:
- the LOC105785670 gene encoding protein PLANT CADMIUM RESISTANCE 2, whose amino-acid sequence MHSSGKPHDEAPWSVGFCDCFSDMKTCCMACLCPCIAFGRISEILDKGSTSCGASGARYILIMCITGFPGLYSCFYRSKLRKQYRLKGGCCGDCMRHLYCEICALTQEYRELQNRGLDMSIGISTLNHLNC is encoded by the exons ATGCACTCATCAGGGAAACCTCATGATGAGGCTCCTTGGTCCGTCGGATTTTGTGATTGTTTCTCCGACATGAAAACTT GTTGTATGGCGTGTTTGTGTCCATGCATCGCTTTTGGCCGGATTTCTGAGATTCTTGACAAAGGGTCAACTT CTTGTGGGGCAAGTGGGGCACGGTACATATTAATAATGTGTATCACCGGGTTTCCAGGCTTATATTCGTGCTTCTACCGATCCAAACTGCGAAAGCAGTATAGGTTGAAGGGAGGCTGTTGTGGCGATTGCATGCGTCATTTGTACTGCGAGATTTGTGCCTTGACTCAAGAGTATCGTGAGCTCCAGAACCGTGGATTAGACATGTCTATCGGTATTTCTACATTAAACCATCTTAATTGTTAA